From a single Lentisphaera profundi genomic region:
- a CDS encoding AraC family transcriptional regulator: MASVFQNFKLFYDVGDFTELRDLWQRPKHLSSYNRLYAIRSGEATFTIDDQIIDLKPNCTYLFPSGRMTSYRFTQDASLDWVHFDARLYGNLNLFDYLNCPLNLPTPMDSLSRHLFKRLFDLQKNNFSEAPYETPAILQILLAPFLARGEMSHEADALARLSPVFEYIEKNLTIAPRTAELAALLKLEQNYFIDLFSKTVGIPPAKFINKRRMEIASTFIMTGLPLTEVAQKLGYYDSPHFCRVFKKSQGLNPSQYKTQFDQELKGLSSS; encoded by the coding sequence ATGGCTAGTGTTTTTCAAAATTTCAAACTTTTTTATGATGTCGGTGATTTCACTGAATTACGTGATTTATGGCAACGCCCCAAGCATTTATCTAGCTATAACCGACTCTATGCGATACGAAGTGGTGAAGCTACTTTTACGATTGATGATCAAATCATCGATTTAAAACCAAATTGTACCTACCTTTTCCCTAGTGGTCGTATGACATCCTATCGTTTTACACAAGATGCGTCGCTTGATTGGGTACATTTTGACGCCCGTCTCTACGGTAACCTCAATCTATTTGATTACTTAAACTGCCCATTGAACTTGCCCACTCCCATGGATAGTCTCAGTCGCCATTTATTTAAACGCTTGTTTGATTTACAAAAGAATAATTTTTCCGAAGCTCCCTACGAAACACCCGCTATTCTACAGATCCTCCTAGCCCCATTTTTAGCTCGTGGTGAGATGAGTCATGAAGCCGATGCTTTAGCCCGTTTAAGTCCCGTCTTTGAATATATAGAAAAGAACCTCACTATTGCTCCACGCACCGCTGAGCTCGCCGCTCTACTAAAGCTAGAGCAAAATTACTTTATTGATTTATTCTCTAAAACTGTGGGTATTCCACCCGCAAAATTCATCAATAAGAGACGCATGGAAATTGCTAGTACATTCATTATGACGGGGCTACCACTTACTGAAGTCGCTCAAAAGCTCGGTTATTATGATTCGCCCCACTTCTGTCGCGTCTTCAAAAAGAGCCAGGGACTCAATCCCAGCCAATACAAAACTCAATTCGATCAAGAGCTCAAAGGTTTAAGTTCTTCCTGA